The following proteins are encoded in a genomic region of Pseudodesulfovibrio mercurii:
- a CDS encoding dihydroorotase, whose protein sequence is MAKIDLILRRAKLDGKDVDVFVSRGKIAEVVASAKSLDAGDAKVEEAYGLTLLPSLTDVHVHLREPGYEYKEDVESGLRAAAWGGFSNVMCMANTKPVNDNGPVTELMLEKARRSWPKGPRLFPIGALTKGLEGRELAPMAELAQAGCAAFSNDGVPVESTKIFRLAVEYASDWDRVVIDHCEDPYLGVGAGINEGEVSSRLGLPGQPDVAEAMQVARDILLSEYLDLPIHLAHISCRKSVDLIRFAKARGVKITAETAPHYLTMTEGVLEAEGTEYDTAAKVNPPLRPEDDRLAVIEALNDGTIDCLATDHAPHAGHEKETEFDVAPCGISGLDTALSVTWGLVRDGVLSRETFLRAWTTAPCGIFHLPVNTFAPGDPADFFLFDEAEEWVVAPETLHSKGKNTPLMGSTLKGRVKTHFIAGKKIV, encoded by the coding sequence ATGGCCAAGATCGATTTGATACTCAGGCGCGCCAAGCTGGACGGGAAGGACGTGGACGTCTTCGTGTCCCGCGGCAAAATTGCCGAGGTGGTTGCCTCGGCCAAGTCGCTGGACGCGGGCGACGCCAAGGTGGAGGAGGCCTACGGGCTGACGCTGCTGCCGTCGCTGACGGACGTGCACGTGCATCTGCGCGAGCCGGGGTACGAGTACAAGGAGGACGTGGAGTCCGGGCTGCGGGCCGCGGCCTGGGGCGGGTTCTCGAACGTCATGTGCATGGCCAACACCAAGCCGGTCAACGACAACGGCCCGGTCACCGAGCTGATGCTGGAGAAGGCCCGCCGGTCCTGGCCCAAGGGGCCGAGACTGTTCCCCATCGGCGCGCTGACCAAGGGGTTGGAGGGCCGGGAGCTGGCGCCCATGGCCGAGCTGGCCCAGGCGGGCTGCGCGGCCTTTTCCAACGACGGCGTGCCCGTGGAGTCCACCAAGATTTTCCGCCTGGCCGTGGAGTACGCCTCGGACTGGGACCGCGTGGTCATCGACCACTGCGAGGACCCGTACCTGGGCGTGGGCGCGGGCATCAACGAGGGCGAGGTGTCGAGCCGCCTCGGGCTGCCCGGCCAGCCGGACGTGGCCGAGGCCATGCAGGTGGCCCGCGACATCCTGCTGTCCGAGTACCTGGACCTGCCCATCCACCTGGCGCACATCTCCTGCCGCAAGTCCGTGGACCTGATCCGCTTCGCCAAGGCGCGCGGGGTCAAGATCACGGCCGAGACCGCGCCGCACTACCTGACCATGACCGAGGGCGTGCTGGAGGCCGAGGGCACGGAGTACGACACCGCGGCCAAGGTCAACCCGCCCCTGCGGCCCGAGGACGACCGGCTGGCCGTGATCGAGGCCCTGAACGACGGGACCATCGACTGCCTGGCCACGGACCACGCGCCCCACGCGGGCCACGAGAAGGAGACCGAGTTCGACGTGGCCCCGTGCGGCATCAGCGGCCTGGACACGGCCCTGTCCGTGACCTGGGGGCTGGTGCGCGACGGCGTGCTCTCGCGCGAGACCTTCCTGCGCGCCTGGACCACGGCCCCGTGCGGCATCTTCCACCTGCCGGTGAACACCTTCGCGCCCGGCGACCCGGCGGACTTTTTCCTGTTCGACGAGGCCGAGGAATGGGTGGTCGCGCCCGAAACCCTGCATTCCAAGGGAAAAAACACGCCGCTGATGGGTTCCACGCTGAAAGGGCGGGTAAAAACCCATTTCATTGCGGGGAAAAAGATTGTATAG
- a CDS encoding HD domain-containing protein, with amino-acid sequence MSQPFKDAVGFCKTIMRNGFDAYIINVRLQALTLDETGSEQELDICTEAPFDELKKYFPTMEESSDKGTLGTLAEGGVTYFFYPAATDEAAYTDEVVSTMTPRLMKRLERRGDIPLSAVCPLIPRAKETYADFADFAEGQIRFKGIPDQALKKDYSLAYRAMRFAANFDKEIEANSWAAIVRCSRRVLDYVPMADFLDEWRKVEAEAMHKFFSLLFDSMLLHGLIPEIAALSRVSQIRNPEENVEETVLAHTLDVMKAYPEELPYDWFGAVACLFHDIGKLYTAEYYDGRWNFLQHHRVGAKVTRKVLKRLRFEEQDIDLICDLVQNHMRPHFMLTDKGIRRLRSLDEYPRIMEMVRADIKARNGSWREFNHNLKMAERADIPDLELEPLLDGNRIMELAKLKPGPAIGKIRDQLLEAQVRDDVSTVEEAEDFVLDYVEEHRLY; translated from the coding sequence ATGAGCCAGCCTTTCAAAGATGCTGTCGGCTTTTGCAAAACCATCATGCGCAACGGGTTTGACGCCTACATCATCAACGTCCGGCTCCAGGCGCTCACCCTGGACGAGACGGGCAGCGAGCAGGAACTGGATATCTGCACCGAGGCCCCGTTCGACGAGTTGAAGAAATATTTCCCCACCATGGAGGAGTCCAGCGACAAGGGCACCCTCGGCACCCTGGCCGAAGGGGGCGTGACCTACTTCTTCTATCCCGCGGCCACGGACGAGGCCGCCTACACCGACGAAGTGGTCTCGACCATGACCCCGCGCCTGATGAAGCGGCTGGAGCGGCGCGGCGACATCCCGCTGTCCGCCGTCTGCCCGCTCATTCCCCGGGCCAAGGAGACCTACGCCGACTTCGCGGACTTCGCCGAGGGCCAGATCCGCTTCAAGGGCATCCCGGACCAGGCCCTGAAAAAGGACTACTCCCTGGCCTACCGGGCCATGCGCTTCGCCGCCAACTTCGACAAGGAGATCGAGGCCAACTCCTGGGCAGCCATCGTGCGCTGCTCCCGCCGCGTGCTCGACTACGTGCCCATGGCCGACTTCCTGGACGAGTGGCGCAAGGTCGAGGCCGAGGCCATGCACAAGTTTTTCAGCCTGCTCTTCGACTCCATGCTCCTGCACGGGCTGATCCCCGAGATCGCGGCCCTGTCGCGCGTCTCCCAGATCCGGAACCCCGAGGAGAACGTGGAGGAGACCGTCCTGGCGCACACCCTGGACGTCATGAAGGCCTACCCCGAGGAGCTGCCCTACGACTGGTTCGGGGCCGTGGCCTGCCTGTTCCACGACATCGGCAAGCTCTACACCGCCGAGTACTACGACGGCCGCTGGAACTTCCTCCAGCACCACCGCGTGGGCGCGAAAGTGACCCGCAAGGTCCTGAAACGGCTGCGTTTCGAGGAACAGGACATCGACCTGATCTGCGATCTCGTGCAGAACCACATGCGCCCGCACTTCATGCTCACGGACAAGGGCATCCGCCGCCTGCGCTCCCTGGACGAGTACCCGCGCATCATGGAGATGGTCCGCGCCGACATCAAGGCGCGCAACGGCTCCTGGCGCGAGTTCAACCACAACCTCAAGATGGCCGAACGGGCCGACATCCCGGACCTCGAGCTCGAACCGCTGCTCGACGGCAACCGGATCATGGAGCTGGCCAAGCTCAAGCCCGGCCCGGCCATCGGCAAGATCCGCGACCAGCTCCTTGAGGCCCAGGTCCGCGACGACGTCTCCACCGTCGAAGAGGCCGAAGACTTCGTTCTCGATTACGTCGAAGAACACCGCCTGTACTAA
- the folD gene encoding bifunctional methylenetetrahydrofolate dehydrogenase/methenyltetrahydrofolate cyclohydrolase FolD codes for MILLDGKETAATIRAEIREEVDKLEARYGRRPGLAVVLVGEDPASQVYVRNKERACEDCGIRSIPHRLETASQLELEGLIHELNRDVTVDGILVQLPLPKGLDSQKILDLIDPNKDVDGFHPVNVGKMSLGLPGFKPCTPAGVINLLKRYGLDPACKKAVVIGRSNIVGKPLAMMLSQSGPCANATVTLCHSRTPDLKAECLEADYIFAAIGKPKFVTADMVKEGAVVVDVGINRTDEGLAGDCDFEGLKDKVHAITPVPGGVGPMTIAQLMVNTLQAFKMHVGA; via the coding sequence ATGATTCTTTTGGACGGCAAGGAGACGGCCGCGACCATTCGCGCCGAGATCAGGGAAGAGGTGGACAAGCTCGAGGCCCGCTACGGCCGCAGGCCCGGACTGGCCGTGGTGCTGGTGGGCGAGGACCCGGCCAGCCAGGTCTACGTGCGCAACAAGGAGCGCGCCTGCGAGGACTGCGGCATCCGCTCCATCCCCCACCGGCTCGAGACGGCCAGCCAGCTCGAACTGGAAGGGCTCATCCACGAACTCAACCGCGACGTGACCGTGGACGGCATCCTGGTCCAGCTGCCCCTGCCCAAGGGCCTCGACTCCCAGAAGATCCTCGACCTGATCGACCCGAACAAGGACGTGGACGGCTTCCACCCGGTCAACGTGGGCAAGATGTCGCTGGGCCTGCCCGGCTTCAAGCCGTGCACCCCGGCGGGCGTCATCAACCTGCTCAAGCGTTACGGCCTGGACCCGGCCTGCAAGAAGGCGGTGGTCATCGGCCGGTCCAACATCGTGGGCAAGCCCCTGGCCATGATGCTCTCCCAGAGCGGCCCCTGCGCCAACGCCACGGTGACCCTGTGCCACTCCCGCACCCCGGACCTCAAGGCCGAGTGCCTCGAGGCGGACTACATCTTCGCGGCCATCGGCAAGCCCAAGTTCGTCACCGCGGACATGGTCAAGGAAGGCGCGGTGGTGGTCGACGTGGGCATCAACCGCACGGACGAGGGGCTGGCAGGCGACTGCGACTTCGAGGGCCTCAAGGACAAGGTCCACGCCATCACCCCGGTTCCCGGCGGCGTCGGCCCCATGACCATCGCGCAGCTCATGGTCAACACGCTCCAAGCCTTCAAGATGCACGTGGGCGCGTAG
- the eno gene encoding phosphopyruvate hydratase, which yields MSIITGVWAREILDSRGNPTVECEVVLESGDIGRAAVPSGASTGSREALELRDKEERYGGKGVLQAVENVRGEIAGAIIGMDAVRQVTLDNTLIDLDGTENKDRLGANAILGVSMAAARAAASFMGMPLYQYLGGINAKLLPVPLMNIINGGQHAPNNLDIQEFMIMPVGADTFAEALRMGAEIFHHLKAILAKDKHVTSVGDEGGFAPNLASHAEAFQYIIRACEDAGYEPGRDVGLAIDAAASEFYKDGKYVLAGEDKILTAAELIDFYDDLVSRFPLISIEDGLAESDWDGWEVLTDKLGDRIQLVGDDIFVTNPDILAEGIDRGICNSILIKLNQIGTVTETLDTIELAKTAGYTNVVSHRSGETGDTFIADLAVAVNAGQIKTGSLCRSDRLEKYNQLLRIEEELDEDGVYYGPILAGSFFDE from the coding sequence ATGAGCATCATCACCGGCGTCTGGGCGCGAGAGATTCTGGACTCGCGCGGCAATCCCACCGTGGAGTGCGAAGTGGTTCTGGAATCCGGCGACATCGGCCGGGCGGCCGTGCCTTCGGGCGCATCCACGGGTTCGCGCGAGGCGTTGGAGCTGCGCGACAAGGAGGAGCGTTACGGCGGCAAGGGCGTGCTGCAGGCCGTGGAGAACGTGCGCGGCGAGATCGCGGGCGCGATCATCGGCATGGACGCGGTGCGCCAGGTGACGCTGGACAATACGCTGATCGACCTCGACGGCACCGAGAACAAGGACCGTCTGGGCGCCAACGCCATTCTGGGCGTGTCCATGGCGGCGGCCAGGGCGGCGGCCAGCTTCATGGGCATGCCGCTGTACCAGTATCTGGGCGGGATTAACGCCAAGCTGTTGCCGGTGCCCCTGATGAACATCATCAACGGCGGCCAGCACGCGCCGAACAACCTGGACATCCAGGAGTTCATGATCATGCCCGTGGGCGCGGACACCTTTGCCGAGGCGCTGCGCATGGGCGCGGAAATCTTCCATCACCTGAAGGCCATCCTGGCCAAGGACAAGCACGTCACCTCCGTGGGCGACGAGGGCGGCTTCGCGCCGAACCTGGCCTCCCATGCCGAGGCGTTCCAGTACATCATCCGCGCCTGCGAGGACGCGGGCTACGAGCCCGGCCGCGACGTGGGCCTGGCCATCGACGCGGCGGCGAGCGAGTTCTACAAGGACGGCAAGTACGTGCTGGCGGGCGAGGACAAGATCCTGACCGCCGCCGAGCTGATCGACTTCTACGACGACCTGGTCTCGCGCTTCCCGCTGATCTCCATCGAGGACGGCCTGGCCGAGAGCGACTGGGACGGCTGGGAGGTGCTGACGGACAAGCTCGGCGACCGCATCCAGCTGGTGGGCGACGACATCTTCGTGACCAACCCGGACATCCTGGCCGAGGGCATCGACCGGGGCATCTGCAACTCCATCCTGATCAAGCTGAACCAGATCGGCACGGTCACGGAGACCCTGGACACCATCGAGCTGGCCAAGACGGCCGGGTACACCAACGTGGTGTCCCACCGTTCGGGCGAGACCGGCGACACCTTCATCGCGGACTTGGCCGTGGCCGTGAACGCGGGGCAGATCAAGACCGGCTCCCTGTGCCGTTCCGACCGGCTGGAGAAGTACAACCAGCTCCTGCGCATCGAGGAGGAGCTGGACGAGGACGGCGTCTACTACGGCCCCATCCTGGCGGGCAGTTTCTTCGACGAATAG
- a CDS encoding PcfJ domain-containing protein translates to MRIDNNSITRRPEWPDHLFFRRGGGEYRITPWEQGLVLERREPVAVGPVQLRLPGLPPAGAAGPANAAMAWRPPEAVPDLTLVSPRHFSDCYKSDYFLRAIPRPYRAAVEPFTYMQYSVLRLLRLSPYGLQALRTAPVLTWLLAVHMGRGNLAPEAAAELLGQRQNRIVAAVFGEDSGVTKNLIRKITGCRFTPHDHEVLTVFLGSARLARALRHCAACPLPGLGPFLRHPEAVELNAVRALFGRSPFRVGLAQKTAATYRDAMRFGAALGLADPYARLKRAPDLETLGALHDRWSRRLEEKLENERVPNVRFPPPVIPGDAAIRYIDNYRDLKREGEELSHCVVHYAEDVLAGTSWIYRVMKPERGTLELKRTGRTAYVNQFFLACNALPSPESQRKIDEWVRKGNGPAKRG, encoded by the coding sequence ATGCGCATAGACAACAACTCGATCACCCGGCGCCCGGAATGGCCCGATCATCTCTTTTTCCGAAGGGGAGGCGGGGAATACCGAATCACGCCGTGGGAACAGGGCCTTGTCCTGGAACGGCGCGAACCCGTGGCCGTCGGCCCCGTCCAGCTCCGGCTGCCCGGCCTGCCCCCGGCCGGGGCGGCCGGGCCCGCAAACGCCGCCATGGCCTGGCGGCCGCCGGAGGCCGTCCCCGACCTCACGCTGGTGTCGCCGCGCCACTTCAGCGACTGCTACAAGTCGGACTATTTCCTGCGGGCCATACCCCGGCCGTACCGGGCCGCGGTGGAGCCGTTCACCTACATGCAGTATTCGGTGCTCCGGCTGCTCCGCCTCAGCCCCTACGGGTTGCAGGCGCTCCGGACGGCCCCGGTCCTCACCTGGCTGCTGGCGGTCCATATGGGGCGGGGAAACCTCGCGCCCGAAGCCGCTGCCGAGCTGCTGGGGCAAAGACAGAACCGGATCGTCGCGGCCGTTTTCGGCGAGGACTCGGGGGTGACGAAGAACCTGATCCGCAAGATCACGGGCTGCCGCTTCACGCCGCACGACCACGAGGTGCTCACCGTCTTCCTCGGCAGCGCCCGGCTCGCCAGGGCGCTGCGGCATTGCGCCGCCTGCCCCCTGCCCGGCCTCGGGCCGTTCCTCCGCCACCCCGAGGCCGTGGAGCTCAACGCCGTCCGCGCCCTGTTCGGCCGATCCCCCTTCCGCGTCGGCCTGGCGCAGAAAACGGCCGCAACCTACCGGGACGCCATGCGCTTCGGCGCGGCCCTCGGCCTTGCCGACCCGTACGCCAGGCTGAAGCGGGCCCCGGACCTCGAAACCCTGGGCGCACTGCACGACCGGTGGTCCCGCCGACTGGAGGAAAAACTGGAGAACGAACGCGTTCCCAACGTCCGCTTCCCGCCGCCGGTCATCCCCGGTGACGCCGCGATCCGGTACATCGACAATTACCGGGACCTGAAACGGGAGGGCGAGGAACTCAGCCACTGCGTGGTGCATTACGCCGAGGACGTCCTGGCCGGGACCAGCTGGATATACCGGGTCATGAAGCCGGAACGGGGCACGCTGGAACTGAAACGGACGGGCCGGACCGCCTACGTCAACCAGTTCTTCCTGGCCTGCAACGCCCTGCCCTCCCCGGAGTCGCAGCGCAAGATCGACGAATGGGTGCGAAAAGGAAACGGCCCGGCGAAGCGCGGATGA
- a CDS encoding sigma-54-dependent transcriptional regulator — MHIAIISDTYDFADTWRDVLERIEPGLGASVPAHGPDQAALAPSGPAGPVLLIIEVGGGNGRQGPDDRTLARLCAPGGGRRIILSGPSGYNPPRAVVKALRRGRAVFVPSDLHHGLAEAARIGLVRRELALRGAEPAPAGRPPVYTAISQPLRQWGGLRSSAPVMHRLFRFLANIARTDDSLLLVGEPGVGKTFLARTLHEQSPRQNGPFVVVNAGAVPDGMVESELFGYMRGAFTGAVRDFAGKFMQADTGTVFLDEIGDTTPLFQVKLLSFLTDRVFYPLGSSRLARPDIRIIYGTNQDIDELVRTGRWRADFRSRICQNVVMVPPLRERREDIPDFARDFLDQRPFGRYRLTADAQRRLVSAEWKENIRELDNTLRQAANLVAHEADEHGVCVIDTPALFPHLAGNPRPAQDRLGPSCPPGADRASLAEGLYGRIRAARERQRETPHYRELAKRYGFAVVIELVGLAMRRTQGRANAAGSLLGFYAPDDKRGAIAFTQWLRDNGTSASALRRTLPLPPDYRE, encoded by the coding sequence ATGCACATTGCCATCATAAGCGACACATACGACTTTGCCGACACCTGGCGCGACGTGCTCGAACGCATTGAGCCGGGCCTGGGCGCGTCCGTCCCGGCGCACGGGCCGGACCAGGCCGCGCTTGCGCCTTCCGGTCCGGCAGGGCCGGTGCTGCTCATCATCGAGGTCGGCGGCGGCAACGGGCGGCAGGGACCGGACGACCGCACGCTGGCCCGGCTGTGCGCGCCCGGCGGCGGTCGCCGGATCATCCTTTCGGGCCCGTCCGGCTACAACCCGCCGCGCGCCGTCGTGAAGGCCCTCCGCCGGGGCCGGGCCGTCTTTGTCCCGAGCGACCTCCACCACGGCCTGGCCGAAGCCGCCCGGATCGGCCTGGTCCGGCGGGAGCTCGCCCTCCGCGGGGCCGAGCCCGCCCCCGCCGGGCGGCCGCCCGTCTACACGGCCATCAGCCAACCCCTGCGCCAGTGGGGCGGGCTGCGGTCGTCCGCACCGGTCATGCACCGGCTCTTCCGTTTCCTGGCCAACATCGCCCGGACGGACGACAGCCTCCTCCTCGTCGGCGAGCCGGGCGTGGGCAAGACCTTTCTCGCCCGGACCCTCCACGAGCAGAGTCCCCGCCAAAACGGCCCCTTTGTCGTGGTCAACGCCGGGGCCGTGCCGGACGGCATGGTAGAAAGCGAACTGTTCGGCTACATGCGGGGGGCCTTCACCGGAGCGGTCCGGGACTTTGCCGGGAAATTCATGCAGGCGGACACCGGAACCGTCTTCCTGGACGAGATCGGGGACACCACCCCCCTGTTCCAGGTCAAGCTCCTCTCCTTTCTCACGGACCGGGTCTTCTACCCGCTCGGATCGTCGCGCCTGGCCCGCCCCGACATCCGCATCATCTACGGCACCAACCAGGACATCGACGAGCTGGTCCGGACCGGCCGGTGGCGGGCCGACTTCAGGAGCCGCATCTGCCAGAACGTGGTCATGGTCCCCCCGCTGCGGGAACGGCGGGAGGACATCCCCGATTTCGCCCGGGACTTCCTCGACCAGCGGCCATTCGGCCGCTACCGGCTGACCGCCGACGCCCAGCGACGGCTCGTCTCGGCCGAATGGAAGGAGAACATCCGGGAGCTGGACAACACCCTGCGCCAGGCCGCCAACCTGGTGGCCCACGAGGCGGACGAACACGGCGTGTGCGTCATCGACACCCCGGCCCTGTTTCCGCACCTGGCCGGGAATCCGCGCCCGGCGCAGGACCGGCTCGGCCCGTCGTGCCCGCCCGGTGCGGACCGGGCGTCCCTGGCCGAGGGACTCTACGGGCGCATCCGGGCCGCCCGCGAAAGACAGCGGGAAACGCCGCACTACCGGGAGCTCGCCAAGCGGTACGGATTCGCGGTGGTGATCGAACTCGTCGGGCTGGCCATGCGCCGGACCCAGGGGCGCGCCAACGCCGCGGGCTCCCTCCTCGGGTTCTACGCCCCGGACGACAAGCGCGGGGCCATCGCCTTCACCCAGTGGCTGCGCGACAACGGCACTTCCGCCAGCGCCTTGCGGCGCACCCTGCCCCTGCCGCCGGACTACCGGGAATGA
- a CDS encoding HEAT repeat domain-containing protein gives MATVNPERMARRKAEELVESLGGTLCPASDWERVRTVFDWSPAVGGEMIEHLAERGQVSFELAMRAAKDDPGAAGGMLRAMARWNEGLPRTGEAVDDELDQEELVEFLGAAWEFGAANPRISADVRREIERTPSMALHLLRRRAPEDAVRLSLRRLEAMRNAGGPPPDGGASEDQSIDYANAVLNLALLPEYAGPFDTALFDSPLWKLDKDETKLFAELARFMRDFSERKVVELIVRAEERAMVNEETGFFLWAVLEVTCPHLLIDVALLFSEKLTMGLEDSMEETLELRLLYHLATDYAEFAPLVTRYLMPGSHLRMAAIRHIDSTLIGERIARLSPLPGMCLAGCDTLRCLYAILDDPEAVPHLIAFARKDREEVRAMALTMLSFVDDPRCANELLDALGDPSPEVREYAERLLLTEPRQPGFMENWTPVRRAVWVADRLAALSRAYAWAARTGYELTGRGTEITQYRTGIGRTVASADGPMRIEVSSLPIASGHPQGEAVVKGILLHEIGHHVFDIGAKGARSARGQARRQGVTELYDILMDERMERRLRSRRDAFGAVLDRTLTYVFAELPGNAVPLDDLARALDRTPDSLRRDFEDGRLEGRLEGRMVRLTHREQVQLGGTVSRMLAFFFALRAGFSVEDRPADAAVRRALAQIPPTFRNLGHPRMVHLAIRIREILELEPSTDNEIAEILRRLRRILPALDATLKRLNEVGGHLPEILEDDGSAKRGDVSRSLPRRTAPPDFRKTSPARPRPLSGGLGFTPLDRVVPMNRNPAAQNNELRRVRQYVRPLRAFMERAGTGVVEDRQSRRGQRIDPQGLRRSMLHPGTGLFINREVRIYPDAYVGLLIDRSGSMCGRGMGLARSFGVLLAEALKDLPGITGHIHAFDDETLYDLGDFRRHAIAMLQAGGGNNDCGALHYAARLAQQSRKRNRLLIMISDGQPTDGCCPASLTGLVDELESRWGINCVQVAVEPIQEPSFKQYFDLSTLPYGEAVARFGRLVEKFALAW, from the coding sequence ATGGCCACGGTGAACCCCGAACGGATGGCCCGCCGCAAGGCGGAGGAACTGGTCGAGAGCCTGGGCGGGACGCTGTGTCCCGCCTCGGACTGGGAACGGGTGCGGACGGTCTTCGACTGGTCGCCCGCGGTCGGCGGGGAGATGATCGAACACCTTGCGGAACGCGGCCAGGTCTCCTTCGAGCTGGCCATGCGGGCGGCAAAGGACGACCCCGGAGCGGCGGGCGGCATGCTGCGGGCCATGGCCCGCTGGAATGAGGGATTGCCCCGCACCGGCGAAGCGGTCGACGACGAACTGGACCAGGAGGAACTCGTCGAGTTTCTCGGCGCGGCCTGGGAGTTCGGCGCGGCCAATCCCCGCATCTCGGCCGACGTGCGCCGGGAGATCGAACGAACCCCCTCCATGGCCCTGCACCTGCTCAGGAGAAGAGCGCCGGAGGACGCGGTGCGGCTTTCCCTCCGGCGGTTGGAGGCGATGCGCAACGCCGGAGGCCCCCCTCCCGACGGCGGCGCGTCCGAAGACCAATCCATAGACTACGCCAACGCCGTTCTCAACCTCGCCCTGCTTCCGGAATACGCGGGTCCGTTCGACACCGCCCTTTTCGACTCCCCCCTGTGGAAGCTGGACAAGGATGAGACGAAACTGTTCGCCGAGCTCGCCCGGTTCATGCGCGACTTTTCGGAAAGGAAGGTGGTGGAGCTGATCGTCCGGGCCGAGGAGCGGGCCATGGTCAACGAAGAGACCGGGTTTTTCCTCTGGGCGGTGCTGGAGGTGACGTGCCCCCATCTCCTGATAGACGTGGCCCTCCTGTTCTCGGAAAAGCTGACCATGGGGCTCGAAGACAGCATGGAGGAGACGCTGGAACTGCGCCTGCTCTATCACCTGGCCACGGATTACGCCGAGTTTGCCCCGCTTGTCACCCGCTACCTGATGCCCGGTTCGCACCTGCGGATGGCCGCCATCAGGCATATCGACAGCACCCTGATCGGTGAGCGGATCGCCCGGTTGAGCCCCCTGCCGGGCATGTGTCTCGCCGGGTGCGACACCCTGCGCTGCCTTTACGCCATCCTGGACGATCCCGAGGCCGTTCCCCACCTGATCGCGTTCGCCAGAAAGGACCGCGAAGAGGTCCGCGCCATGGCCCTGACCATGCTCTCGTTCGTGGACGACCCCCGGTGCGCCAACGAATTGCTCGACGCCCTCGGCGATCCGTCCCCGGAGGTGCGGGAGTACGCGGAACGCCTCCTGCTGACGGAACCCCGGCAGCCCGGCTTCATGGAGAACTGGACGCCCGTTCGGAGGGCGGTCTGGGTCGCCGACAGGCTGGCCGCCCTCTCCAGGGCCTACGCGTGGGCGGCCCGGACCGGCTATGAATTGACCGGCCGGGGAACGGAAATAACCCAGTACCGGACCGGCATCGGCCGGACCGTGGCTTCGGCCGACGGCCCCATGCGGATCGAGGTGAGCAGCCTTCCCATAGCCTCCGGGCACCCGCAGGGCGAGGCCGTCGTCAAAGGCATACTCCTCCACGAAATCGGACATCACGTCTTCGACATCGGCGCGAAAGGGGCCAGAAGCGCCAGGGGGCAGGCGCGGCGGCAGGGCGTGACAGAACTGTATGACATCCTCATGGACGAACGGATGGAGCGTCGCCTCCGGAGCAGACGAGACGCCTTCGGCGCGGTCCTCGACCGGACCCTGACCTACGTCTTTGCCGAGCTTCCCGGGAACGCCGTGCCCTTGGACGACCTGGCGCGGGCCCTGGACCGGACGCCGGACTCGTTGCGCCGGGACTTCGAGGACGGCAGGCTCGAAGGCCGCCTGGAGGGACGGATGGTCCGGCTGACCCACCGGGAGCAGGTTCAGCTCGGCGGAACCGTAAGCAGGATGCTCGCCTTCTTCTTCGCCCTGCGCGCGGGGTTCTCGGTCGAGGACCGGCCCGCGGACGCCGCGGTGCGCCGGGCCCTGGCCCAGATCCCGCCGACGTTCCGGAATCTCGGCCACCCACGGATGGTCCACCTGGCGATCAGGATACGGGAGATCCTGGAACTCGAACCATCAACGGACAACGAGATCGCCGAGATACTCAGGCGGCTCCGCCGCATCCTCCCGGCGCTGGACGCCACCCTGAAGCGGCTGAACGAGGTGGGCGGCCATCTCCCGGAGATACTGGAGGACGACGGCAGCGCGAAACGGGGCGACGTGTCCCGCTCCCTGCCCCGGCGCACCGCGCCGCCCGATTTCCGGAAGACCTCTCCGGCGAGGCCGCGTCCCCTGTCCGGCGGGCTCGGCTTCACCCCGCTGGACCGGGTGGTCCCCATGAACCGGAATCCCGCCGCCCAGAACAACGAGCTGCGCAGGGTGCGGCAGTACGTCCGGCCCCTCAGGGCATTCATGGAAAGGGCCGGGACCGGCGTCGTCGAGGACAGGCAGTCGCGCAGGGGCCAGCGGATCGATCCCCAGGGGCTGCGCCGGTCCATGCTCCATCCCGGCACCGGGTTGTTCATCAATCGCGAGGTCCGCATCTATCCCGACGCCTATGTGGGGCTGCTCATCGACCGGTCCGGCTCCATGTGCGGCAGGGGGATGGGACTCGCGCGCTCCTTCGGCGTGCTCCTCGCGGAAGCCCTGAAGGACCTGCCGGGGATCACCGGCCACATCCACGCCTTTGACGACGAAACCCTCTACGATCTCGGCGACTTCCGACGCCACGCCATCGCCATGCTCCAGGCGGGCGGCGGCAACAACGATTGCGGGGCCCTCCACTATGCGGCCCGCCTGGCCCAACAGAGCCGAAAAAGGAACCGGCTGCTCATCATGATCAGCGACGGCCAGCCGACCGACGGATGCTGCCCGGCCTCCCTCACCGGCCTGGTGGACGAGTTGGAGAGCCGTTGGGGCATCAACTGCGTCCAGGTGGCCGTGGAGCCCATCCAGGAGCCGAGCTTCAAGCAGTACTTCGACCTCAGCACCCTGCCCTACGGCGAGGCCGTGGCCCGGTTCGGGCGGCTTGTCGAGAAGTTCGCCCTGGCCTGGTGA